Proteins from one Hyperolius riggenbachi isolate aHypRig1 chromosome 4, aHypRig1.pri, whole genome shotgun sequence genomic window:
- the LOC137504824 gene encoding apical junction molecule-like, translating to MRRHDKTSRDKTLQDTARQAIARQDTKRQDIERQDIKSQDIERQEIERQDTKRKDTERQDIERQDIARKDIERHDIARYCKTRHRKTSQDIARQDIARQDIERQAIERQAIERQAIARQDIERQDIERQDIARHENTSQDKTSRAIARQDIKRQDIERQDIESQDIERQDIERQDTKRQDTKSKDIERQDIERQDIARKDIERQDIDIKRQDIESEDIERQDIARHEKTSQDKTLQDIARQDTARQTIAKQDIERQDIERQEIERQDIARHEKTSHDKTSRDKTLQDIARQAIARQDIKRQDIERQDIARYRKTRHHIERQDFARHEKTSQDKTSRDKILQDIARQDTARQAIKRQDIKRQDIESQDIERQDIAIKHLARH from the exons atgagaagacatgacaagacatcgagagacaagacattgcaagataccGCAAGACAAGCTATCGCAAGACAGgacaccaaaagacaagacatcgagagacaagacatcaagagtcaagacatcgagagacaagaaatcgagagacaagacacgaAAAGAAAAGAcaccgagagacaagacatcgagagacaagacattgcaagaaaagacatcgagagacatgaCATCGCAAgatattgcaagacaagacaccgcaag acatcacaagatatcgcaagacaagacatcgcaagacaagacatcgagagacaagccatcgagagacaagccatcgagagacaagccatcgcgagacaagacatcgagagacaagacatcgagagacaagacatagcAAGACATGAGaacacatcacaagacaagacatcgcgag ctatcgcaagacaagacatcaaaagacaagacatcgagagacaagacatcgagagtcaagacatcgagagacaagacatcgagagacaagacacgaAAAGACAAGACACCAAGAgtaaagacatcgagagacaagacatcgagagacaagacattgcaagaaaagacatcgagagacaagacatc gacatcaagagacaagacatcgagagtgaagacatcgagagacaagacatcgcaagacatgagaagacatcacaagacaagacattgcaagatatcgcaagacaagacactgcaagacaAACCATCGcaaaacaagacatcgagagacaagacatcgagagacaagagatcgagagacaagacatcgcaagacatgagaagacatcacatgacaagacatcgagagacaagacattgcaagatatcgcaagacaagctaTCGCAAGACAGGACatcaaaagacaagacatcgagagacaagatattgcaagatatcgcaagacaagacacc acatcgagagacaagactttgcaagacatgagaagacatcacaagacaagacatcgagagacaagatattGCAAGATATCGCcagacaagacaccgcaagacaagccatcaaaagacaagacatcaagagacaagacatcgagagtcaagacatcgagagacaagacattgcaataaAACACCTCGCAAGACATTAG